One Corynebacterium aurimucosum genomic window, CGGGCGTGCGCGTAGGTGCTCACGACGGTTTCACGCGGGTGGTGGTTGACCTCGAGGGAGAAGGTGAGCCCGGCTGGTTCACCGCCTATACCGACGATCCTCGTCAGCAGGCATCAGGTCATCCAGTCGAAGTAAAGGGAAGCACTTTTCTCAATCTGGGGGTCGAAGGAACTCCGTGGCCTTCCACACCCGATCTCGAAGAAAGGTATATGAAGCCAGGAACTACTCCCGGTACTGGTGTGGTGAGCGAAGTCGTATACACGACCTCATTCGAGGCACAAACCCAATTGATCATTGGACTACAGAAGAAGACACCGTACTCAGTGACTTTCCTGGAGGACCCTAAACGCCTAGTTCTCGACTTCCAGGTTTGACGTGTGGTGAAACGATAAGGGCCCTGTCCCCAGCTAATTTCTGGGTTACAGGGCCCTTGATCTAGGAGGTCCTAGTGGTCCTAGCTAGTCCGAGGATTAGTCCTCCTCAACCGGAA contains:
- a CDS encoding AMIN-like domain-containing (lipo)protein: MSHLPSSVAIIAAVSALCVMPLTACAERGSDTTPAPQFSAIPSSSAAIDGPEPPSSDTQNALSQQDANVAAFAGMGTAAIDDKHHMPDRLGGLIPTGVRVGAHDGFTRVVVDLEGEGEPGWFTAYTDDPRQQASGHPVEVKGSTFLNLGVEGTPWPSTPDLEERYMKPGTTPGTGVVSEVVYTTSFEAQTQLIIGLQKKTPYSVTFLEDPKRLVLDFQV